Below is a window of Herminiimonas arsenicoxydans DNA.
CATGCCATCGTCCGGGTACTTACTCAGATCAATGCTTATTTTTTGGCATCTTCTGCAGCGTTCTGGATTTTTTCACCAGCCTTTTCAATTTGCTCACCGGCTTTATTGATCGTCTGATCAACTTCCTTGCCTGCTCTTTCTGCCGGGCCCTCCTGTTTCTGGCATCCGACCAGAGCCACGGCCATCATTCCCATCGCCAATACAGCAACTGCAGCATTTTTGCGTTTGATCATTTTCTTTCCCCTTAATATTGATGAATGATT
It encodes the following:
- a CDS encoding conserved hypothetical protein; putative exported protein (Evidence 4 : Homologs of previously reported genes of unknown function); the encoded protein is MIKRKNAAVAVLAMGMMAVALVGCQKQEGPAERAGKEVDQTINKAGEQIEKAGEKIQNAAEDAKK